Proteins encoded in a region of the Methylobacterium radiotolerans JCM 2831 genome:
- a CDS encoding substrate-binding periplasmic protein, translating into MRRRPLLLGLCGLLLAAPLPPAAAARPLDQVTTDGTLRVAVYGDNAPFSEEAAGKPRGIDVDLARAIAETLKVKLDLRVVDAGENVDGDLRLNLWRGDLAGTPLADLMLHVPTDRQLALRNEQVFFTAPYFEQEIAFAYRKGALEGFDSLDDIGDRSVALEGTGAADLMLLTAQGGRFRPNLKHYKSFEEAAKAYLAGEAPILAGTRAAIEAALSAAKAPKDDNPVATVPSTGLVKTRWEIGGAVRTDSRDLAYAVGDAITALNADGRLKAICETYGVTYTPPKGY; encoded by the coding sequence ATGCGCCGGCGCCCCCTCCTGCTCGGGCTCTGCGGCCTGCTCCTGGCGGCGCCGCTCCCGCCGGCGGCCGCGGCGCGCCCCCTCGACCAGGTCACGACCGACGGGACGCTGCGGGTGGCGGTCTACGGCGACAACGCGCCGTTCTCCGAGGAAGCGGCGGGCAAGCCCCGCGGGATCGACGTCGATCTCGCCCGCGCGATCGCCGAGACGCTCAAGGTGAAGCTCGACCTGCGCGTGGTCGATGCCGGCGAGAACGTCGACGGCGACCTGCGGCTGAACCTGTGGCGCGGCGACCTCGCCGGCACGCCGCTCGCCGACCTGATGCTGCACGTGCCCACCGACCGCCAGCTCGCCCTGCGCAACGAGCAGGTGTTCTTCACGGCGCCGTACTTCGAGCAGGAGATCGCCTTCGCCTACCGGAAGGGCGCGCTGGAAGGCTTCGACAGCCTCGACGACATCGGCGACAGGAGCGTCGCGCTGGAGGGGACGGGCGCCGCCGACCTGATGCTGCTGACCGCCCAGGGCGGCCGCTTCCGCCCGAACCTGAAGCACTACAAGAGCTTCGAGGAGGCCGCGAAGGCCTACCTCGCCGGCGAGGCGCCGATCCTGGCCGGAACCCGCGCGGCGATCGAGGCGGCCCTGTCCGCCGCGAAGGCCCCCAAGGACGACAACCCCGTCGCCACGGTCCCCTCGACGGGGCTGGTGAAGACCCGCTGGGAGATCGGCGGCGCGGTGCGGACCGATTCCCGCGACCTCGCCTACGCGGTCGGGGACGCGATCACGGCGCTGAACGCGGACGGTCGCCTCAAGGCGATCTGCGAGACCTACGGCGTCACCTACACGCCGCCGAAAGGGTACTGA
- the pedF gene encoding cytochrome c-550 PedF: MRTMKTAAGGVLAALGLALAAGGALGHGDVQPQPVNTDGLKPLGTEWVAENPYKGDKHAIAIGASGFNQNCARCHGLEMISGGLAPDLRYLPQGKEGDEYFVERMKHGAVINGVTKMPAFEGVISQEGLWAIRSYIESKHEE, from the coding sequence ATGCGCACGATGAAGACGGCGGCGGGCGGCGTGCTCGCGGCGCTTGGATTGGCCCTGGCCGCCGGCGGCGCCCTCGGGCACGGCGACGTCCAGCCCCAGCCGGTCAACACCGACGGCCTGAAGCCGCTGGGCACCGAGTGGGTCGCCGAGAACCCCTACAAGGGCGACAAGCACGCCATCGCGATCGGCGCCTCGGGCTTCAACCAGAACTGCGCCCGCTGCCACGGCCTGGAGATGATCTCCGGCGGCCTCGCCCCGGACCTGCGCTACCTGCCGCAGGGTAAGGAGGGCGACGAGTACTTCGTCGAGCGCATGAAGCACGGCGCCGTCATCAACGGCGTGACCAAGATGCCGGCCTTCGAGGGTGTGATCTCGCAGGAGGGCCTGTGGGCGATCCGGAGCTACATCGAGTCGAAGCATGAGGAATAG
- a CDS encoding ABC transporter substrate-binding protein, with translation MVSSGARRPGMRGGPWAGLRLAVVLAALAPVAQARAAPAPAGPPLTIHYLERRVERPAPLNNEDPVPDDEGAKGAELGLRDSNATGRFLGLGFALGTAVVEPGDDIRQAFRDLADRRFVVLNAPAADVLALADLPEAKGSVILNIGAPDTRLRDADCRRNLLHVLPSRAMLADALVQFLAFKRWSRILLVTGPAPEDALFAEALRRSARKFGARIVAESRYDPQGGDVRDTALREFALPTRGPEHDVVAVADEAGAFGASLNYNTASPRPLVGTQGLAPAAWGRAVEAWAAVQLQGRFRKLAGRAMRPVDWAGWMAVHAVGEAAVKARSTDPATVRAALTAPGFEIGGFKGRPLSFRAWDGQLRQPVFLLWPGAVTATAPIEGFLHHRTELDTLGLDEPESACRAFSGTSG, from the coding sequence ATGGTGTCCTCCGGTGCGCGGCGGCCCGGGATGCGCGGCGGGCCATGGGCCGGCCTGCGGCTCGCCGTCGTGCTGGCGGCCCTGGCGCCGGTCGCCCAGGCGCGGGCCGCGCCCGCGCCGGCGGGGCCGCCCCTGACGATCCACTACCTGGAGCGGCGGGTCGAGCGGCCGGCGCCGCTGAACAACGAGGACCCGGTCCCGGACGACGAGGGCGCGAAGGGCGCGGAACTCGGCCTGAGGGATTCCAACGCCACCGGCCGCTTCCTCGGCCTCGGCTTCGCCCTCGGCACCGCGGTCGTCGAACCGGGCGACGACATCCGCCAGGCCTTCCGGGACCTCGCCGACCGTCGCTTCGTGGTGCTCAACGCGCCCGCCGCCGACGTCCTCGCCCTCGCCGACCTGCCGGAGGCGAAGGGCAGCGTGATCCTCAACATCGGCGCCCCGGACACGCGCCTGCGCGACGCCGATTGCCGCCGGAACCTGCTCCACGTCCTGCCGTCCCGGGCCATGCTGGCCGACGCGCTGGTGCAGTTCCTGGCGTTCAAGCGCTGGTCCCGGATCCTGCTGGTGACCGGTCCCGCGCCGGAGGACGCGCTCTTCGCCGAGGCGCTGCGGCGCAGCGCCAGGAAGTTCGGCGCGCGGATCGTCGCCGAGTCGCGCTACGACCCGCAGGGCGGCGACGTCCGCGACACGGCCCTGCGCGAGTTCGCCCTGCCGACCCGCGGGCCCGAGCACGACGTGGTCGCGGTGGCCGACGAGGCCGGCGCGTTCGGCGCGAGCCTCAACTACAACACCGCCTCGCCCCGGCCCCTGGTCGGCACGCAGGGCCTCGCGCCGGCCGCCTGGGGGCGGGCCGTGGAGGCCTGGGCCGCCGTCCAGCTCCAGGGCCGGTTCCGCAAGCTCGCCGGCCGCGCCATGCGGCCCGTCGACTGGGCCGGCTGGATGGCGGTGCACGCCGTCGGCGAGGCGGCCGTGAAGGCGCGCAGCACCGACCCCGCGACGGTCCGCGCCGCGCTGACGGCGCCCGGCTTCGAGATCGGCGGCTTCAAGGGGCGCCCCCTGAGCTTCCGCGCCTGGGACGGGCAGCTGCGCCAGCCGGTCTTCCTGCTCTGGCCGGGGGCCGTCACCGCGACGGCGCCGATCGAGGGCTTCCTCCACCACCGCACGGAACTCGACACGCTCGGCCTCGACGAGCCCGAGAGTGCCTGCCGCGCCTTCTCAGGGACATCCGGATGA
- a CDS encoding YVTN family beta-propeller repeat protein codes for MSRLAALALLLCLAGPARAEEIYVSNERDNTVSVIDGDSLEVLRTFPVGRRPRGLTFSQDGRSLYVCASDSDAVQVIDPETGQVRHNLPSGEDPEQFALAPDGRTLFIANEENATTTVVDAQTRKVLAQIDVGIEPEGVAVSPDGRTAVTTSETTNMVHWIDTRTLAAVDATPVGQRPRFAAFTADGSRLWASSEIGGTVSVIDVATRKVIETIAFAVKGIAADRIQPVGIQMSKDGRHAFVALGPSDRVAVVDTATYRVESYILVGRRVWQLALNAAGTRLFTTNGVSGDVTVIDAATFRPIKTVKVGRFPWGAAARPMPSAQATDGRAAGAAP; via the coding sequence ATGAGCCGGCTCGCCGCCCTCGCGCTGCTCCTCTGCCTCGCGGGCCCCGCGCGGGCCGAGGAGATCTACGTCTCGAACGAGCGCGACAACACCGTCTCGGTGATCGACGGCGACAGCCTGGAGGTGCTGCGCACCTTCCCGGTTGGCCGTCGGCCCCGCGGCCTGACCTTCTCGCAGGACGGGCGGTCCCTCTACGTCTGCGCCAGCGATTCCGACGCCGTGCAGGTGATCGACCCGGAGACCGGGCAGGTCCGGCACAACCTGCCCTCGGGCGAGGACCCGGAGCAGTTCGCCCTGGCGCCCGACGGGCGCACCCTGTTCATCGCCAACGAGGAGAACGCCACCACCACGGTGGTCGACGCGCAGACCCGCAAGGTGCTGGCGCAGATCGATGTCGGCATCGAGCCGGAGGGTGTCGCGGTGAGCCCGGACGGGCGCACGGCCGTCACGACCTCCGAGACCACCAACATGGTCCACTGGATCGACACGCGGACGCTCGCGGCCGTGGACGCGACGCCGGTCGGGCAGCGGCCGCGCTTCGCCGCCTTCACGGCCGACGGGTCCCGGCTCTGGGCGTCCTCGGAGATCGGCGGCACCGTGTCGGTGATCGACGTCGCCACCCGCAAGGTGATCGAGACGATCGCGTTCGCCGTGAAGGGGATCGCGGCCGACCGGATCCAGCCGGTGGGCATCCAGATGTCGAAGGACGGGCGCCACGCCTTCGTGGCGCTGGGGCCGTCCGACCGGGTCGCCGTGGTGGATACCGCGACCTACCGGGTCGAGAGCTACATCCTGGTCGGCCGCCGGGTCTGGCAGCTCGCGCTCAACGCCGCGGGCACGCGGCTCTTCACCACCAACGGCGTCTCCGGTGACGTGACGGTGATCGACGCCGCGACGTTCCGGCCGATCAAGACCGTGAAGGTCGGCCGCTTCCCCTGGGGCGCGGCGGCGCGGCCGATGCCTTCGGCGCAGGCGACGGACGGGCGCGCCGCCGGTGCGGCGCCGTGA
- a CDS encoding 4Fe-4S binding protein: MLLRAALLLLALLLPTLPARAGQLDRAGVERHFPPPLVVGEKDDRLPVWPILKQQAGSYEVFAYAFESVDLAPIPGFGGTPPDLLIALAPDGTFRDVTVLSHHEPVFLEGLGPEPLFAFVEQYAGLSARQAIRVGRPNARAAGAAPQTTVDGISMATASTRVINQSILASALAVARAKLGFGAANVGLKVEAKPDLYEPLSLADLLARGWVRRLTVTNADAAAAFRGTGVADPSEGPAGAVLTDLYVAALDPPSIGRNLLGPSRYDALMRELGPGNHAVMVVSAGPEDAPENPVGDRFVLGAVPDRLAIGQGGLIVNARDMAVERREAGLAEGLPPGPWTVLRIDQAAGFDPSAPWALTETIVRERGQILSEKIARTFTVETALPADLFTRSRPDDGPSWTDPWRARAPELALIGLMLAVLVPVLSRQRGLVADGRRFALFRLGFLALTLGFVGWFAQAQLSIVTLVGLVRAATATHDLAFLLYDPPSLVLWAFALAALVAWGRGTFCGWLCPFGALEELVALLARPLRIRPVAVPPGLDRALRSLKYVVLAGILGAAAAGSPLADTVSEVEPFKTAITLYFVRAWPFVAYAAGLLVLNLFVFKGFCRYLCPLGAALALLGRVRVLDWIPRRAECGAPCQLCKVRCRYGAIAPSGRVDYAECFQCMECVTIIHDPGQCVPQVVARKRGRRAAPRPVIVG, from the coding sequence ATGCTCCTTCGAGCCGCGCTCCTCCTTCTCGCCCTGCTCCTGCCGACCCTTCCGGCCCGGGCCGGCCAGCTCGATCGCGCGGGCGTCGAACGCCACTTCCCGCCCCCGCTGGTGGTCGGCGAGAAGGACGACAGGCTCCCGGTCTGGCCGATCCTGAAGCAGCAGGCGGGCTCCTACGAGGTCTTCGCCTACGCGTTCGAATCCGTCGACCTCGCGCCGATCCCCGGCTTCGGCGGCACGCCGCCCGACCTGCTGATCGCGCTCGCCCCGGACGGCACCTTCAGGGACGTGACGGTGCTCTCGCACCACGAGCCGGTCTTCCTCGAGGGCCTCGGCCCGGAGCCGCTCTTCGCCTTCGTCGAGCAGTATGCCGGCCTCTCGGCCCGGCAGGCGATCCGGGTCGGGCGCCCGAACGCGCGGGCCGCCGGCGCAGCGCCCCAGACCACCGTCGACGGCATCTCCATGGCCACCGCCTCGACGCGGGTGATCAACCAGTCGATCCTGGCCTCGGCGCTGGCGGTCGCCCGCGCGAAGCTCGGCTTCGGGGCGGCCAATGTCGGCCTGAAGGTCGAGGCGAAGCCCGACCTCTACGAGCCCCTGTCCCTGGCCGACCTTCTCGCCCGCGGCTGGGTCCGGCGGCTGACGGTCACGAACGCGGACGCCGCCGCGGCCTTCCGGGGCACCGGCGTGGCCGATCCGTCCGAGGGGCCGGCCGGCGCCGTGCTGACCGACCTCTACGTCGCCGCCCTGGACCCCCCCTCGATCGGCCGCAACCTTCTGGGTCCGTCGCGCTACGACGCGCTGATGCGCGAGCTCGGCCCCGGCAACCACGCCGTGATGGTGGTCAGCGCCGGGCCGGAGGACGCGCCCGAGAACCCGGTCGGCGACCGGTTCGTGCTGGGCGCCGTCCCCGACCGGCTGGCGATCGGCCAGGGCGGCCTGATCGTGAACGCGCGCGACATGGCGGTGGAGCGCCGCGAGGCCGGCCTCGCCGAGGGGCTGCCGCCCGGCCCCTGGACGGTCCTGCGGATCGACCAGGCCGCCGGCTTCGACCCGTCCGCGCCCTGGGCGCTGACCGAGACGATCGTCCGCGAGCGCGGCCAGATCCTGTCCGAGAAGATCGCCCGGACCTTCACGGTCGAGACCGCCCTGCCCGCCGACCTGTTCACGCGGTCCCGGCCGGATGACGGGCCGAGCTGGACCGACCCCTGGCGGGCCCGGGCGCCCGAACTCGCGCTGATCGGCCTGATGCTCGCGGTGCTGGTGCCGGTCCTGAGCCGCCAGCGCGGTCTCGTGGCGGACGGGCGCCGCTTCGCCCTCTTCCGCCTCGGCTTCCTGGCGCTGACCCTCGGCTTCGTCGGCTGGTTCGCGCAGGCGCAGCTGTCGATCGTGACCCTCGTCGGCCTCGTGCGGGCCGCCACCGCGACCCATGACCTCGCCTTCCTGCTCTACGACCCGCCCTCGCTGGTGCTCTGGGCGTTCGCGCTGGCCGCCCTGGTCGCCTGGGGACGCGGCACCTTCTGCGGCTGGCTCTGCCCCTTCGGCGCGCTGGAGGAACTCGTGGCGCTGCTCGCCCGGCCGCTGCGCATCCGCCCGGTCGCGGTGCCGCCCGGCCTCGACCGGGCGCTGCGGTCGCTGAAATACGTCGTGCTCGCCGGGATCCTCGGCGCGGCCGCGGCGGGATCGCCCCTCGCCGACACGGTGTCCGAGGTCGAGCCGTTCAAGACCGCCATCACCCTGTACTTCGTCCGGGCGTGGCCGTTCGTCGCCTACGCGGCCGGGCTGCTGGTGCTCAACCTCTTCGTCTTCAAGGGCTTCTGCCGCTACCTGTGCCCGCTCGGCGCCGCCCTCGCCCTCCTCGGGCGGGTCCGCGTCCTCGACTGGATCCCGCGCCGGGCGGAGTGCGGCGCGCCCTGCCAGCTCTGCAAGGTCCGCTGCCGCTACGGCGCCATCGCGCCCTCCGGCCGGGTCGACTACGCCGAGTGCTTCCAGTGCATGGAGTGCGTGACGATCATCCACGATCCCGGGCAGTGCGTGCCGCAGGTCGTGGCGCGCAAGCGGGGCCGCCGCGCCGCGCCCCGGCCGGTTATCGTCGGATGA
- a CDS encoding FAD:protein FMN transferase has protein sequence MSAPTPFAPARRRLLVGAAGLAALGGVAAFRAAATSRGLALRTRAGLAFGTTVALTAAGPDPSAIEAALDDGFAAMRAVEAAASLFRADSALARLNRDGSLEAPDPHLLALLRFALALAAETGGAFDPTVQPLWPVWAGAAARGERPGAEALRGALARVGWRRVRVATDRIVLEPGTALTLNALIQGYAADQVMAALRARGIADAFVDTGEFGAAGAHPDGTPWRLGLADPRHPGEVAAVLAPFTGFAATSGDYNMSFSDDRADHHIFDPATGRSPRALSSVTVTAPTGLVADGLSTACMVLGPARGADLVAARPGCAVRFTGKG, from the coding sequence ATGAGCGCGCCGACGCCCTTCGCGCCGGCCCGGCGCCGGCTCCTCGTCGGGGCCGCGGGGCTGGCCGCGCTCGGCGGCGTCGCGGCGTTCCGCGCCGCCGCAACGTCGCGCGGGCTGGCGCTGCGCACCCGCGCCGGCCTCGCTTTCGGCACCACCGTGGCCCTGACCGCCGCCGGGCCCGACCCGTCCGCGATCGAGGCCGCGCTCGACGACGGGTTCGCGGCGATGCGCGCCGTGGAGGCGGCCGCCAGCCTGTTCCGGGCCGACAGCGCCCTGGCCCGCCTCAACCGGGACGGGTCCCTCGAGGCGCCCGACCCGCACCTGCTCGCCCTGCTGCGCTTCGCCCTCGCCCTCGCGGCCGAGACCGGCGGCGCCTTCGACCCGACCGTCCAGCCGCTCTGGCCGGTCTGGGCCGGCGCGGCCGCCCGCGGCGAGCGCCCCGGGGCGGAGGCCCTGCGGGGGGCCCTGGCGCGGGTCGGCTGGCGGCGCGTGCGGGTCGCGACGGACCGGATCGTCCTGGAGCCCGGGACGGCCCTGACGCTGAACGCCCTGATCCAGGGCTACGCCGCCGACCAGGTCATGGCGGCGCTCCGGGCGCGCGGCATCGCCGACGCGTTCGTGGATACCGGCGAGTTCGGTGCCGCCGGCGCGCATCCGGACGGCACGCCCTGGCGCCTCGGTCTGGCCGATCCCCGCCACCCCGGCGAGGTCGCCGCCGTCCTCGCGCCGTTCACGGGCTTCGCGGCGACCTCGGGCGACTACAACATGAGCTTCTCGGACGACCGCGCGGACCATCACATCTTCGACCCGGCCACCGGCCGGTCGCCGCGCGCCCTGTCGTCGGTGACGGTGACCGCGCCGACGGGGCTCGTCGCCGACGGGCTGTCGACCGCCTGCATGGTCCTCGGCCCCGCGCGCGGCGCGGATCTCGTCGCGGCCCGTCCGGGCTGCGCCGTGCGCTTCACCGGGAAGGGCTGA